One Bacillus sp. 2205SS5-2 genomic window carries:
- the tlp gene encoding small acid-soluble spore protein Tlp, whose product MAWEDAKPDDRSDNVEKLQSNIFHTIQNMEQAEESMANTDSEEQLQQIQAKNERRRESIEGFRSEIKDEYAQQHRDE is encoded by the coding sequence ATGGCTTGGGAAGATGCAAAACCAGATGACCGTAGTGATAACGTAGAGAAGCTTCAGAGTAATATATTTCACACCATTCAGAACATGGAACAAGCTGAAGAGTCGATGGCCAACACTGATAGTGAAGAGCAGCTCCAACAAATTCAAGCGAAAAATGAGCGTAGACGAGAAAGTATTGAAGGATTTCGAAGTGAGATTAAAGATGAATATGCCCAGCAACATCGAGATGAATAA
- a CDS encoding purine/pyrimidine permease, with product MKQSLGGFQWMAFMIAAAIVAPIAIGDLYGFEGVEKAAFVQRTMFVLGVAGLLQGLIGHRYPINEGPAGLWWGIFVIYAGFAGTIYGSTQEVLQYLQSGMLISGVLFIFLSLFGVIGRLTKLFTPSVTFVYLFLLILQLSGPFMNGMMGISQQNKSVDGVVILASLSLLVLTFYLSNHQIKWIKRYSILFSLGIGWLLFILLGKNPPLAVGKLNWISVPELFVWGTPKWDSGILATGFFITLLLTTNMIASIRIMESVIDNKDNDLLSRSRKGGFVSGVNQLLAGSFSAIGSVPISGAAGFVATTGMRNLFPFLLGSGFVILVSFFPRIMTVLSTLPPAVGYTVTFVIFTKMVAMAFTEWSKESDLDRAYRVAGPALLAGAGAMFVPASAFVGMPAFAVSILNNGLILGTLIAIVIEQGLLVTSRSNKKRSS from the coding sequence ATGAAGCAATCGTTAGGAGGATTTCAATGGATGGCCTTTATGATTGCTGCTGCAATTGTGGCTCCTATTGCCATTGGAGATCTATATGGATTTGAAGGAGTAGAAAAAGCGGCATTTGTTCAACGAACAATGTTTGTATTAGGTGTGGCAGGCTTATTACAAGGATTGATAGGACATCGCTATCCCATCAACGAAGGTCCTGCCGGATTGTGGTGGGGAATATTTGTGATTTATGCGGGTTTTGCCGGGACAATATATGGGTCAACTCAAGAAGTTCTCCAATATTTACAATCAGGGATGCTCATTAGTGGTGTTTTATTTATCTTCCTCTCACTGTTTGGTGTGATTGGTAGATTAACAAAGTTATTTACCCCTAGTGTGACATTTGTGTATTTATTTTTATTAATTCTCCAGTTAAGTGGACCCTTCATGAATGGAATGATGGGTATATCTCAACAAAATAAGTCAGTAGATGGAGTAGTCATATTAGCTAGTTTGAGTTTGTTAGTGTTAACCTTTTATCTTTCTAATCATCAGATAAAATGGATCAAAAGATATTCTATTCTTTTTTCTCTTGGTATAGGCTGGCTATTATTTATTCTATTAGGAAAAAACCCACCACTAGCTGTAGGGAAGTTGAACTGGATTTCCGTTCCGGAGCTTTTTGTATGGGGTACTCCAAAATGGGATTCAGGTATACTGGCAACCGGCTTTTTTATCACCTTATTGTTAACTACAAACATGATCGCATCGATTCGAATTATGGAATCTGTCATCGATAATAAAGACAATGATCTATTGTCCCGCTCTCGAAAAGGTGGCTTTGTATCAGGTGTAAATCAACTTCTTGCTGGCTCCTTTTCAGCAATAGGATCTGTTCCAATCTCTGGTGCGGCGGGATTTGTTGCGACAACAGGGATGAGAAATCTTTTTCCGTTTTTACTTGGAAGTGGCTTTGTCATTCTCGTCAGTTTCTTTCCACGAATCATGACTGTATTATCAACACTGCCACCAGCAGTTGGTTATACGGTCACGTTTGTTATTTTCACAAAAATGGTAGCGATGGCCTTCACTGAGTGGTCAAAAGAGTCTGATTTGGACCGGGCGTATAGAGTCGCTGGACCGGCACTGTTAGCTGGAGCGGGGGCCATGTTTGTCCCTGCTTCGGCATTTGTTGGAATGCCGGCTTTCGCTGTTTCCATCCTGAACAATGGCTTGATACTCGGAACATTGATCGCCATAGTCATCGAACAAGGACTCCTAGTTACGTCAAGAAGTAATAAGAAAAGATCCTCATAA
- a CDS encoding acyl-CoA thioesterase — translation MLIAKNTIDVRYAETDQMGVVYHANYLVWMELGRTKLSEESGYRYAEMEAAGVFCPVVDLRISYKKPLRYGEQAIVKTWIEAYNGIRLTYGYEIYTSKDELAIVAFSEHICVLKDNFRPVSIKKKFPEWHAVYEQIKK, via the coding sequence ATGCTAATCGCAAAAAATACGATTGATGTTCGCTACGCAGAAACGGACCAAATGGGCGTTGTTTATCATGCAAATTATTTAGTGTGGATGGAGCTTGGTCGGACAAAGCTCTCAGAGGAATCAGGATATCGCTACGCTGAAATGGAAGCGGCTGGTGTTTTTTGTCCGGTAGTTGATTTACGTATCTCCTATAAGAAGCCATTACGTTATGGTGAGCAAGCCATCGTGAAAACATGGATTGAAGCATATAATGGGATTCGGTTGACGTATGGATATGAGATTTACACCAGTAAAGATGAACTGGCCATTGTCGCTTTTTCTGAACATATTTGTGTATTAAAAGACAACTTCCGACCAGTTTCAATAAAAAAGAAATTTCCTGAGTGGCACGCTGTTTATGAACAAATAAAAAAATAA
- a CDS encoding acid-soluble spore protein N, producing MSNPKKNGKDFVPNHIGTQSRAAGGNKGKQMQDKSGLHAQVMQTKGE from the coding sequence ATGAGTAATCCAAAAAAAAATGGCAAAGACTTTGTTCCAAATCATATCGGAACTCAATCTAGAGCAGCTGGGGGCAACAAAGGAAAGCAGATGCAAGATAAGTCTGGTTTACATGCTCAAGTAATGCAAACAAAAGGAGAATGA
- a CDS encoding CBO0543 family protein translates to MNQLVRFEQLVEKTVKLNTEIQQYLYQYSSFDVWEYWVNLLMLLLPIVLLYFLLDRKRIFEIGFYGFAIHALSIYVDIYGVKEGLWGYPFQISSRVASNFALDSAMIPVIFMLIYQYTYHKFRVYFLTCILGVFFFSFLLKPTLRFFDLFWMSDDMNYFKLVIAYGIVVVGATLVTFGFHKLSRVEENC, encoded by the coding sequence ATGAATCAATTAGTCCGCTTCGAGCAATTAGTTGAAAAGACTGTCAAACTAAATACTGAAATCCAACAATATTTATATCAGTATTCGAGCTTTGATGTTTGGGAATATTGGGTCAACCTATTGATGCTACTCCTTCCAATTGTATTGCTTTACTTTTTACTCGACCGCAAACGAATATTTGAGATTGGGTTTTATGGATTTGCTATTCACGCCTTAAGCATCTATGTGGATATTTATGGGGTAAAAGAAGGTTTGTGGGGCTATCCCTTCCAAATCTCGAGCAGAGTTGCATCGAATTTCGCTTTAGATTCTGCGATGATACCAGTGATTTTCATGCTGATTTATCAGTATACGTATCATAAATTTCGAGTGTATTTCTTAACCTGTATACTAGGGGTTTTCTTCTTTTCCTTTCTGTTAAAACCTACACTTCGCTTCTTTGATTTGTTTTGGATGAGTGATGATATGAATTATTTTAAACTAGTCATCGCTTATGGGATTGTCGTCGTTGGTGCAACCTTGGTTACATTTGGTTTTCATAAACTCTCTAGAGTTGAAGAAAATTGCTAA
- a CDS encoding type B 50S ribosomal protein L31 yields MKNETHPDTQPVIFHDVNSGFKFLSSSTKASNEMMQWEDGNEYPVIKVEVSSDTHPFYTGRQKFADKDGRAECFNKKYNME; encoded by the coding sequence ATGAAGAATGAAACACATCCCGATACTCAACCCGTCATATTCCATGACGTGAATAGTGGTTTCAAATTTTTAAGTTCATCTACCAAGGCTTCAAATGAAATGATGCAGTGGGAAGATGGAAATGAGTACCCTGTCATCAAAGTAGAAGTGAGTTCTGACACGCATCCATTTTACACAGGTCGTCAGAAGTTTGCTGATAAGGACGGGAGAGCAGAATGCTTTAACAAGAAATATAATATGGAGTAA
- a CDS encoding ABC transporter permease: protein MSNNVFTTFWQTVTTRQDDIVENLIEHLYLSFTSVFIAILISIPLGIFISRKEKFAEFFIGVTAVFQTIPSLAFFGFLVPIFGIGSVTAIIALTLYALLPILRNTYTGIIGVDQAIIEAGRGMGMTGMQILRKIELPLALPFVMAGVRTATVLTVGVATLATFVGAGGLGELIYRGLTSWNNYLVLAGALPAALLAIFFDFILKMLEKSATPKGLKNKNI from the coding sequence ATGAGTAATAACGTCTTCACCACTTTTTGGCAAACGGTTACCACCAGGCAGGATGACATTGTTGAAAACTTGATCGAACACCTGTATTTATCCTTCACATCCGTATTTATTGCCATATTAATTTCCATTCCACTCGGAATTTTTATATCTAGAAAAGAAAAATTTGCCGAGTTTTTTATTGGTGTTACCGCTGTGTTTCAAACGATACCTAGTTTAGCATTTTTCGGATTTCTAGTCCCTATTTTTGGGATTGGCAGTGTGACTGCTATTATTGCTTTAACACTATACGCATTACTTCCAATTCTTCGGAACACTTATACCGGAATCATTGGTGTTGATCAAGCTATAATTGAAGCCGGCAGAGGGATGGGAATGACAGGAATGCAAATTTTAAGGAAAATTGAGCTACCACTTGCATTACCTTTTGTCATGGCCGGCGTGCGAACAGCCACTGTTTTAACTGTTGGAGTCGCCACCCTCGCAACGTTTGTCGGTGCTGGTGGCTTAGGAGAACTTATTTATCGTGGTTTAACTTCATGGAATAATTACTTGGTGCTAGCAGGAGCTCTACCTGCTGCTTTACTTGCGATTTTCTTTGATTTCATCTTAAAGATGTTAGAAAAATCCGCAACACCAAAAGGGCTAAAAAATAAAAATATTTAA
- a CDS encoding FbpB family small basic protein has protein sequence MRKPRKRSFSDLVQENKRALMKDDVAMNAIEERIDARYEIKRVKKAE, from the coding sequence TTGAGAAAACCTAGAAAACGATCATTTTCGGATCTTGTTCAAGAAAATAAACGAGCTTTAATGAAGGACGACGTAGCAATGAATGCAATTGAAGAACGAATTGATGCACGGTATGAAATCAAACGAGTAAAAAAGGCAGAATAA
- a CDS encoding ABC transporter substrate-binding protein has product MKKQIIAVISVFVMIFLAGCGNGEGDEKDPIVVSGKNWTEQYILSHILAQYIEGNSDYKVDLQDGLGEVAVLTPALEKGDIDVYVEYTGTGLEAVLKETTEEGETAEDVLKRVNEGYQDKFKAKWLKPLGFENTYTLAYRKDENIDADTYSDLVNFSSELTFGAPHPFYERTDGYDALVNHYGFDFKDTESFDPNIMYEAVKNGDVDVITAFTTDARIDRYDLISTKDDKGLFPPYYAAPVVREETLEAYPELEDLLNDLAGQISEEDMREMNAKVDLDKETYESVAKAFLTNKGLIKE; this is encoded by the coding sequence ATGAAAAAACAAATTATTGCTGTCATCTCTGTATTTGTCATGATCTTTCTAGCAGGTTGTGGAAATGGAGAAGGTGATGAAAAAGATCCCATTGTTGTATCAGGGAAAAATTGGACAGAACAATACATTTTATCTCATATTCTCGCTCAATATATTGAAGGGAATTCTGACTATAAAGTGGACCTACAAGATGGTTTAGGGGAAGTTGCAGTACTAACTCCTGCTCTAGAAAAAGGGGATATTGACGTATATGTAGAATACACAGGTACAGGTCTTGAAGCGGTATTGAAGGAAACGACCGAGGAAGGCGAAACAGCAGAAGATGTTCTGAAGCGTGTAAATGAAGGCTATCAAGATAAATTTAAGGCAAAATGGTTAAAGCCACTAGGATTTGAAAATACCTACACTCTTGCATACCGAAAAGATGAAAACATAGATGCTGATACGTATTCGGATCTCGTTAACTTTTCAAGCGAATTGACATTTGGTGCTCCTCATCCGTTTTATGAGCGAACAGACGGATATGACGCATTAGTGAACCATTACGGCTTCGATTTTAAAGATACAGAGAGTTTTGACCCGAATATCATGTACGAAGCAGTAAAAAATGGCGATGTCGATGTCATTACTGCCTTTACGACGGACGCCCGAATCGATCGCTATGACTTAATATCAACAAAAGATGACAAAGGGTTATTTCCTCCGTACTATGCTGCACCGGTCGTGAGAGAAGAAACATTAGAAGCCTATCCTGAGTTAGAAGATTTACTGAATGACTTAGCGGGTCAGATTTCGGAAGAGGATATGCGTGAAATGAATGCAAAAGTCGATTTAGATAAAGAAACCTATGAATCTGTAGCAAAAGCGTTTCTTACCAATAAAGGACTAATAAAAGAATAA
- the plsY gene encoding glycerol-3-phosphate 1-O-acyltransferase PlsY yields the protein MIIAIILILAYLLGSIPSGLLIGKIFFNKDIREHGSGNLGGTNTFRTLGVKAGLVVTIMDILKGTVATILPVLFGVVDELHLLIAGLLAVFGHIFPIFAGFRGGKAVATSGGVLLAYSPILFLVLFVSFFLFLFLTKYVSLSSILASVTAILYTLFIGEKDLPLILVVGTLAFFVIYRHKANIIRIKNKTEPKIKWI from the coding sequence ATGATTATTGCCATTATTTTAATATTGGCCTATTTATTAGGTTCCATTCCCTCAGGTTTACTGATCGGAAAAATCTTTTTTAACAAGGATATTCGCGAACATGGAAGCGGAAATTTAGGGGGTACGAATACTTTCCGTACGCTTGGTGTAAAAGCAGGACTTGTTGTGACCATCATGGACATTTTAAAAGGAACGGTTGCAACCATACTCCCCGTTTTATTTGGAGTCGTAGATGAACTGCATTTGTTGATAGCAGGGTTACTAGCTGTCTTCGGTCATATTTTTCCAATTTTCGCAGGATTTAGAGGAGGAAAAGCAGTCGCAACATCCGGTGGGGTCTTGCTCGCATATTCGCCGATTCTTTTCCTTGTTTTATTTGTCTCCTTCTTTCTGTTTTTATTTTTAACCAAGTATGTTTCTCTATCATCAATACTGGCTTCCGTAACAGCCATATTGTACACCTTGTTCATTGGGGAAAAAGACTTGCCCCTAATTCTTGTCGTAGGAACATTGGCATTTTTCGTGATCTACCGCCATAAAGCCAATATAATTCGCATTAAAAACAAAACAGAACCAAAAATTAAATGGATTTAA
- a CDS encoding ABC transporter ATP-binding protein, with amino-acid sequence MITFKNVTKSFQEGTIAVKNLNLHIEKGELVALIGPSGCGKTTTMKMINKLLHPNEGSILIDGEDIAHVNDVELRRNIGYVIQRIGLLPHMTIEENIALIPKLKGWAKEKWKKRVKELLEMVDLDPNTYSHRFPLELSGGQQQRVGVIRALAAEPPVILMDEPFSALDPISREQLQDELKLIQEKIQKTIVFVTHDIDEALKIADRIAIMKDGVIQQIATPTELISNPKNEFITQFIGEHRLKKTPIHKSVSSLQILKTIPHSSVPSSVSIQEDESIQRAASLILTEDIPFLPVKRKEDTLGYITKEILLREFADLEKEGVRG; translated from the coding sequence TTGATTACATTTAAAAATGTTACTAAATCATTTCAAGAGGGTACAATAGCGGTGAAAAACCTCAACCTTCATATTGAGAAAGGGGAACTAGTCGCTCTAATTGGACCTTCAGGTTGCGGGAAAACCACGACGATGAAGATGATTAACAAACTACTCCATCCGAATGAGGGATCGATCTTAATAGACGGTGAAGACATTGCTCATGTGAATGACGTAGAATTGCGCCGAAATATTGGGTATGTCATTCAACGAATTGGTTTACTCCCACATATGACGATAGAGGAAAACATCGCTCTTATTCCCAAACTGAAAGGCTGGGCAAAAGAGAAATGGAAGAAACGCGTAAAGGAATTACTGGAAATGGTCGATCTTGACCCAAATACATATTCTCACCGTTTTCCATTAGAATTAAGTGGAGGTCAACAACAGCGAGTAGGTGTGATTCGTGCCCTAGCCGCAGAACCACCAGTAATTTTAATGGACGAGCCATTTAGTGCGCTAGATCCCATTAGTCGCGAACAATTGCAAGACGAATTAAAACTAATTCAGGAAAAAATTCAAAAAACGATTGTCTTTGTCACACATGATATTGACGAAGCGTTGAAAATTGCCGATAGAATCGCAATAATGAAGGATGGTGTCATTCAACAAATAGCCACACCCACAGAGCTTATTTCTAACCCGAAAAATGAATTTATTACTCAATTTATCGGAGAGCACCGGCTAAAGAAAACACCGATACATAAAAGCGTTTCGTCACTGCAAATCTTAAAAACGATCCCCCACTCTAGCGTACCTTCCTCGGTTTCAATTCAGGAAGACGAGTCTATACAACGTGCGGCATCACTAATATTAACTGAAGATATCCCGTTTCTCCCCGTTAAAAGAAAAGAGGATACACTTGGTTACATCACAAAAGAGATTCTTCTTCGTGAGTTCGCTGATTTAGAGAAAGAAGGTGTGAGAGGATGA
- a CDS encoding CoA-binding protein: MENPSRDEIKTILQKAKTIAVVGLSDNPERTSYMISEAMQKAGYTIIPVNPMVDKVLGEKSLSSLKELTHPVDIVNIFRRSEYLPQLAKEFDEIEADVFWSQLGVMNEEAYQFLSKKGYTVIMDRCIKVEHALTK; the protein is encoded by the coding sequence ATGGAGAATCCTTCAAGAGATGAGATAAAAACGATTTTACAAAAGGCGAAAACAATTGCGGTTGTTGGGCTAAGTGACAACCCAGAACGTACGTCATATATGATTTCAGAAGCCATGCAAAAAGCGGGCTATACAATCATCCCCGTCAATCCGATGGTCGACAAAGTTCTAGGTGAGAAAAGCCTTTCCTCCTTAAAAGAACTTACTCATCCAGTGGACATCGTCAATATTTTCCGTCGTTCTGAGTATTTACCTCAACTTGCAAAAGAATTTGACGAAATTGAGGCAGATGTATTTTGGTCACAGTTAGGTGTGATGAATGAAGAAGCCTATCAGTTTTTATCCAAAAAAGGGTATACCGTTATTATGGACCGCTGTATTAAAGTGGAGCATGCACTTACAAAATGA
- a CDS encoding CapA family protein: MKRKLRIIPILFALFFLFTIGLLMKGQLDDYSSAPDTRTASSLGLRVHQLVEKPFSTNATIGAIGDILIHDRVYDGAKTSSGYDFRPMLENVKEHLQKPDFLIANQESMPGGVELGLSSYPSFNSPHEIIDALQDAGVDMVTNANNHSLDRGEKALNSAIDYYEKVNMPYTGAFKSPEDQQTIRKFNVNGISFAVLSYTYGTNGIPVPAGKDYMVNLIDEQKMIQDIQRVKKEAEVDLVILGIHWGLEYQLLPTDFQQNLAHSLTDVGADIIFGHHPHVLQPIETRKTADGRDAVIVYSLGNFISGQTGDYKDIGGILSLTVEKNITQEGTTITYPDIEFQSTFVAKDPTYFYKMYSLDQAKQLGLTYHTVAEINTHMSKYMNMALR; the protein is encoded by the coding sequence ATGAAACGAAAACTTCGTATTATTCCAATATTATTTGCTCTATTTTTCCTATTTACGATTGGATTATTAATGAAAGGTCAGCTTGATGATTATTCTTCAGCACCCGATACACGAACAGCATCTTCATTAGGACTCAGAGTTCATCAGCTTGTTGAAAAACCATTTTCAACAAATGCAACAATCGGTGCTATTGGAGATATTTTAATTCACGACCGAGTTTATGATGGAGCGAAAACTTCTAGTGGCTATGATTTTCGTCCAATGTTAGAAAACGTAAAAGAACATTTACAAAAACCCGATTTTTTAATTGCTAATCAAGAATCGATGCCAGGAGGAGTTGAGCTTGGCTTGTCAAGCTATCCTTCATTTAACAGTCCTCATGAAATCATTGATGCTCTACAGGATGCAGGCGTCGATATGGTTACTAATGCTAATAACCATTCTCTTGATCGTGGGGAAAAGGCCTTAAATAGTGCCATAGATTATTATGAAAAAGTTAATATGCCATATACCGGGGCGTTTAAAAGTCCTGAAGACCAGCAAACGATTCGAAAATTTAATGTAAATGGCATCTCGTTTGCTGTCCTATCTTACACTTACGGAACAAATGGAATACCGGTTCCAGCCGGTAAAGACTATATGGTGAATTTGATAGACGAGCAAAAAATGATTCAAGATATTCAACGAGTGAAAAAAGAAGCAGAAGTTGATTTAGTCATATTGGGCATTCATTGGGGCCTTGAATATCAATTGCTTCCAACTGATTTTCAACAAAATCTTGCTCATTCTCTAACTGATGTCGGGGCAGACATAATATTTGGCCATCATCCCCATGTTCTTCAACCAATAGAAACCCGTAAAACGGCGGACGGTAGAGATGCGGTAATTGTTTATTCACTTGGAAATTTCATTTCAGGTCAAACTGGGGATTACAAAGACATAGGTGGGATCTTATCATTAACGGTTGAAAAAAATATCACTCAAGAGGGGACAACCATCACCTATCCAGATATTGAATTCCAATCCACTTTTGTAGCAAAAGACCCAACTTATTTTTACAAAATGTATTCTTTAGATCAAGCGAAACAACTTGGTTTGACTTATCATACTGTTGCGGAAATCAACACCCATATGAGTAAGTATATGAACATGGCATTACGATAA
- a CDS encoding HesB/YadR/YfhF family protein yields the protein MDIYISTDAKKWFKREMELSDGDYIRFYVRYGGSSPLHEGFSLGLSKEEPLDLSVKKADDGVTYFIDEKDVWYFDGHDLYVEFNEELDEPRYEYKK from the coding sequence TTGGATATTTATATTTCAACAGATGCTAAGAAATGGTTTAAACGCGAAATGGAACTATCTGATGGGGACTATATTCGCTTTTACGTCCGCTACGGTGGGTCGAGTCCCCTACATGAAGGATTTTCATTAGGTTTATCAAAAGAGGAGCCACTTGATTTAAGTGTGAAAAAGGCGGACGATGGTGTTACATACTTTATTGATGAAAAAGACGTCTGGTACTTTGATGGTCATGATCTTTACGTAGAATTCAATGAAGAATTAGATGAACCTCGTTATGAATATAAAAAATAA
- a CDS encoding beta-1,3-glucanase family protein: MEKKLCMMLILVLLGLSPLFNNNNIAAAEYWHEVKELSGNMFQVEFNSNVQTDWVDIHFRVANGAQQNIRMDRSQEAFIQKLEGLKQGEAITYSFTYNNGAVAYDTPWFTNSLDHSSSEPLPATINPIADDAYRQIEAENFDSMKGIDTEPTIDTNGGRNVGWIENEDYIAFHNLDFAEGGVKEIQARVASNTAGGEIEVRLDSVTGPILATVAVSHTGGWQSWNSITTEIANIAGIHDVYLSFKGSGEGLMNLNWIKFTKNTSPSIETNPDQVPTYPTGKGVMTFQLQNGTGGEYSDEDIYWAILGYNKESSELSYVNQDGELIQSSISDNDAPGHLTKNGENYPDYFHKISEKDWTSLPEIDSGRLFISLGTPMYIKLNEAANGKVGFAGPNLKNPTDPNHDIYFEWIEFTIDQWGYHGNTTRVDQFSFPLTTRLIGEDGYDEIVGELASRETLFQAFEAEVPAPFKTLIQAPYRIVAPGKGEFGEGKLYQSYFDEQVNNVWKYYQSNELIFTTEAGAFSGHVEGDDFIFSKNGGPYNIYIKGKPSTLEVFECSGNMDTGSSVEKVVEAQVCAAINRGVMYEPEQWGNSEFFYLNNTPANYYADFWHNYGINGRAYGFAYDDVRNFSTLLEHSNPKALILNIGW, from the coding sequence ATGGAAAAAAAGTTATGTATGATGTTGATATTGGTGTTATTGGGTTTATCCCCGTTATTTAATAATAATAATATTGCAGCTGCGGAATACTGGCATGAAGTAAAAGAACTATCAGGAAACATGTTTCAAGTTGAATTCAACTCTAACGTACAAACAGATTGGGTTGATATTCATTTCAGGGTAGCTAACGGTGCACAACAAAATATTCGGATGGATCGAAGTCAGGAAGCATTTATTCAAAAACTAGAGGGCTTAAAACAAGGAGAAGCAATTACCTATTCATTTACTTACAACAATGGAGCGGTAGCGTATGATACTCCTTGGTTCACGAATTCACTTGATCATAGCTCCTCTGAGCCTCTACCTGCAACCATCAATCCAATTGCAGACGATGCATATAGGCAAATCGAAGCAGAAAATTTTGATTCAATGAAAGGTATTGACACAGAACCTACGATTGATACAAATGGAGGGAGAAATGTAGGTTGGATAGAAAACGAAGATTATATTGCTTTTCATAATCTTGATTTTGCCGAGGGTGGCGTTAAAGAGATTCAAGCTAGAGTAGCATCCAATACCGCTGGTGGAGAAATTGAGGTCCGATTAGACAGTGTAACAGGACCCATCCTTGCTACCGTCGCCGTTAGTCATACAGGTGGTTGGCAATCGTGGAACTCCATTACAACGGAGATTGCTAATATTGCAGGAATTCATGACGTCTATCTTAGTTTCAAAGGGTCAGGTGAAGGCCTAATGAATCTTAATTGGATAAAATTCACAAAAAATACTTCTCCCTCTATAGAAACTAATCCTGATCAAGTCCCAACATATCCAACGGGGAAAGGTGTAATGACATTTCAACTTCAAAATGGAACAGGAGGAGAATATTCAGACGAAGATATCTATTGGGCGATTCTTGGTTATAACAAAGAGTCCTCTGAACTTAGTTATGTGAATCAAGATGGTGAATTGATTCAAAGCTCAATTAGTGATAATGATGCACCAGGTCATTTAACGAAAAACGGAGAAAACTATCCGGATTATTTTCATAAAATTAGTGAAAAGGATTGGACGTCTTTGCCTGAAATCGACTCTGGAAGATTGTTTATTAGTCTAGGTACCCCAATGTACATTAAATTAAATGAAGCAGCAAATGGAAAAGTTGGTTTTGCAGGACCAAATTTAAAAAATCCAACTGATCCAAATCATGATATATATTTTGAGTGGATTGAATTTACGATTGATCAATGGGGCTATCATGGTAATACGACCAGGGTAGATCAATTTAGCTTCCCTCTAACTACAAGACTGATTGGGGAAGATGGTTATGATGAAATCGTAGGGGAATTAGCTTCTCGGGAAACACTATTTCAAGCTTTTGAAGCAGAGGTACCTGCACCTTTTAAGACTCTTATCCAGGCACCGTATAGAATCGTCGCACCGGGAAAAGGGGAATTTGGAGAAGGAAAATTATATCAATCCTATTTTGATGAGCAGGTTAATAATGTGTGGAAATATTACCAATCAAATGAATTAATATTTACTACAGAAGCAGGGGCCTTCAGTGGTCATGTGGAAGGAGATGATTTTATTTTTTCTAAAAATGGAGGTCCTTATAATATATACATCAAAGGAAAACCATCGACTCTTGAAGTGTTCGAATGCTCAGGGAATATGGACACAGGAAGTTCAGTAGAAAAAGTTGTAGAAGCTCAAGTATGTGCTGCAATTAATAGAGGGGTTATGTATGAACCGGAGCAATGGGGAAATTCAGAATTTTTCTATTTGAATAATACCCCAGCGAACTATTACGCCGATTTTTGGCATAACTATGGCATTAATGGGCGTGCCTACGGATTTGCTTATGATGATGTAAGAAACTTTAGTACCTTGCTCGAACATTCAAATCCTAAGGCGCTAATATTGAATATTGGCTGGTAA